GTTGCGAGTGTTTAGCTCGTAATACCTGAAACCGGGCCGACGGTCGGATTTTATTACGAGCGCGCGGCGAGGGGCGCTCGTTATGAGTCAGACGCGTCATTCGACCAATCGCGTTGCGGCATTCTGTATACAGCGAgcgacgcggcggcggcggcggcggcggcggtgacgGCAGAATCGATGCACGCGTTCATTttcgttataatatttttacgtttATGGTATAATTCCCCAGATGAAAATAGcagtaatatacttacttattacttaattattaagtataacaacCGATACGATGTTAATCTAtacttattacatatattaggtatgtacttaatagatatattaggtattattattatgtttaatgaTGAACGCAATTACTtaccataaaattaaaaaaaaaaactctcctacttatttttagtctcctggtaggtatataagtaggtacttaagtatattatttttacaattatgatttaagtaagtaaactgtacctaagtaatataatatatttttatgactttgaaaatcgCGCTACATAACTTAAACTACCCATCTATAACATTGAAACATGAATACTTAGTtcataaatcattattttaccaGGATAccatacataagtaggtatgtaggagGTTAGATCTACTACTaacagtattaaaataatatatgcaagtaagtacttaagttagtacctaattaggtaggtacttagtaatgaaattatttcttattacATCATATAATCGTAGTAACACGAATAAGTTACGTGTAAGCTTACTTACTCATtttcatttaagtaattatcgTAAGTTCATTAGACATTCAGGTACCTAGGTAGTAGTATATTATTGAATTGTCTGTCTAGCTAGCTAGCTAGCTAAATATAAATGCCTACATAGTCCTAATATAATGTTATGTATCGTTCGTGTAAAGTCTTGTTGAAACAGTGTTTAATAATCATGAATAATATTGTGGCCCTGAAAAGGGCCGTTTTGCCGCTGACGTGTGCATGTGAAAGCTCACGAGCAGCGGAGTGTGGCGTGTCCGATGAACGACGACTCGATTTAAGCCTTCTTCTCGGTCTTCTTGGGCAGAAGCACGGCCTGGATGTTAGGCAGCACACCACCCTGGGCGATGGTCACGCCGGAGAGCAGCTTGTTCAGCTCCTCGTCGTTGCGGATGGCCAGCTGCAAGTGTCTCGGGATGATTCTGGTCTTCTTGTTGTCACGGGCGGCGTTACCGGCCAACTCGAGAACTTCAGCGGCCAGGTACTCCATGACGGCCGCCAGGTAAACGGGCGCACCGGCACCGACACGCTCGGCGTAGTTACCCTTGCGCAGCAGCCTGTGGATACGACCGACGGGGAACTGGAGTCCAGCACGGTTTGAACGGGACTTTGCCTTTCCCTTAACCTTGCCTCCCTTGCCGCGGCCAGACATGGTTGTTGGTTTGTTTCTTGATAGAGCGAGACAGAAGATGGAGCGCGCGCCGACGTGTGCAGCGAGCGAATTCACGAGTTGAAATGTATCTTACTCAACCGGCGACCCTCTATATATATATCAACGGGTGGTGTCGTGTACGGTGATACAAGCGTCGAGTAGTCACAAATCGCTCGTGTACTAACTTTTGTTAGCTTGTgtgcttttttttttttaattttatatgtcTACTATTACTTATAATGGGTACTAACAaggttattttgatattaagtACGATATATACAATactgaatataaaataacaattcgACATATTCTGTATCTCAGGTGTATtgtatggtaggtacttatacggtataggtacttacttaccttacatgtacctaatttgtattttacatACTATAcatgaaacgctccgctccgctccgctgcgctccgctttagtttttaacgaacatgtgcacctaaccgctcctcctcgctttgctcgtcgtcgcacctacctctaggtttcgatcccagggatttttaagttattttcattttcaatatacctacgtaggtaggtacctaatagtgTTCCGTCGCTAGAGGGAATTTTAGTtacttaggtatgtatgtgcgtataatatttttgtaagcaTGATGTATGTCACCttacatattatttgtatttaggtacttatatgaaacgctccgctccgatTTTTAATTCGTTTTCAATAGTATAGAGTAGTCAGGCAGGTGAGGCCTATGTACTTACAACATTAGTTTCatacaagtaggtaggtacttatcctaatttaatatattttgtacctagtacctacctgcGTCGTGGCGTAGGTAAGTACACAATCGTCGTAGTAAAGTACAATAGAGAACAATTTGGTTTTCTCGAATTGTTTGTTAGCCCTGAAAAGGGCTTTTTGTTGTGCGGTATTAGCGCACTCACCGACCGTGGCTCGTGTGTTCGTCGTCCGAGTGTAGTCAGTCGCCCATTGTGTGCGTGTGCGTGCGTATCGAGTAGATGATACAACAGCGCAACAACAACACCACCAACGGTGCCGACGACATACGGTGCGAACACGATGGCGCACGTTCGATGGCTTCGTGTAGTcactgcggcggcggcggcggcaagcAACACAACAAAAACCGTCGTCGGCTTACTTCTTGCCGGCGGCGGAGGACTTCTTAGCTGCGGGCTTCGCCTTGGGAGCGGCAGCCTTCTTCGGTTTGGGCGCCTTCGGCTTCTTAGTCGGCGGCTTGGCGGTCTTCTTTGCCTTGGGTGCGGCGCTTTTAGCCTTTGAGGGTGTGGCGATTTTCGCCTTCGCGGCGGGCTTCTTTTTAGCGGCGGCGGCTTTCTTGTCCTTTGTGGCAGCCGCAGACTTGGGCTTAGACGGTGAAGCGGAGGCGGACTTCTTcttggcggcggcggaggacGCAGCGACGGCCTTCTTGGCGGGCTTCTTAGCGGCGGCAGCCTTCTTGGCCGGTTTGGCGGCGCCTGCTGGCTTCTTGGCTGCGGAAGTTTTCGACTCGAGCTTGAACGAACCGGACGCACCCTTGCCCTTGGTCTGGATCAGCGCGCCGGACTCGACGGCGCTCTTCAGGTACTTTCTGATGAAAGGCGCGAGCTTTTCAGCGTCGACCTTGTAAGACGCGGCGATGTACTTCTTAATCGCCTGCAGAGACGAGCCGCTGCGCTCCTTCAGGTCCTTGATGGCCTTGTTGACCATCTCGGAGGTCTTCGGGTGCGTGGGCTTCGCTTTCGGCTTCTTGGCTGCTGCGGATGCCTTCGGCTTCTTCGCGGGGGTGGTGGGCGCGGGCGCGTCGGATGCAACAGCGGTGTCAGCCATTTCGATTGAGTTGATTGAGGTTGAGGTAACACGTAAGTAACAAGTAAGGAGTGTAGTTCGTAAAACGACCGTACGATGTCGCCACTAGCAAAATTTCGAGACACGTATTTCGAGCATTGCCGCACAGACAGACCGCGTGCCTCGAGACGTTTTCCGAGTTGATGTGTTCCAAGTTTTCACTAACCATGGtcgaatgatgatgatttttttaaataaaaaacaatgtcAGTGTACTGTTTTTATACGATATATGTGTAGTGTATACGTTTGTCGGGCGGGCGGGCTAATGGTTGGACGCTTGCGTACGGCGGGTTGGCGCGTGCGGCGCGTTAAATGTGGAGACGGCGTTGAGGAGCTCGTACGTGGTCTGATTTGTGGGCGTTTATCTCGGCGTGTGTCGACGGTGGCGGTGAGGCGGACGTCCACGGTGAAGGCGAAGAGAAGGCGCTCCCGGCGGGTGGCGGCTGCGGGCGCGGCAAGCGGGTGCGGATGGACTTTTGACGTGTCGAAGATGAACGGTCGTAGGACACACCGGTGTCTCGGCGGCATCACATGAAGGCAGTCATCAGCCGGTGTTGTGAGATGGCTGGCTGGTGACTGGTGGCCGATGGTCGTGCAGTGTGCACGTGCAGATGATGGTCAAACGCATCATCGCACTCACTTGTGCGTACCTAAGTAAAGGacttacagacagacagacagacacacacaaGTAGGTAGAGAGAACGAGAGCGAGTAGGTAGGTGTACTACTTGACTGCATAGGTCATTTGGTACCGTAAGTATGATAGATTATgacctaggtacatacataatatgcgcctaaatactaaatacataggtacacaaGAGTattcggtaggtaggtacttacttaagtatataaaactGCAAACGCAGAATACGAACACCGTGTAAGTACGACTAACAATGTTCGTGTTCATTCACGAGTCgaggtaagtatttatgtatgtcgTCCCATGTCAAGAAAAACAtgaatactttaaaaaaaaagtaagtacaaaTACATTAATGTGTGATAAAAAGTTTcatctgtaagtacctacctacttacttacttaaaattaattaggtagtaGTAGGTTACTAAGCAGATGAACGTGGTAAAACGAACGTGTGGTTGCATTGCACCgtaaaggtaagtacctattatacctacctaccacgTCTTTTGGGAGGTATTTaggtaaactaaaatattataagtacttattagtCGTCTCTTGAGGACTAATagcgtaggtacctacttaagtacctacccataaatctatatacatacatatattctTTTATAAGCTTCGCACGCTTTTTCTGACCAATATTtttcataggtacctatataagtaaGAATAAgtgggtaggtacttttgctGCCAGtgtgtaaatgtaaatacGCAAGCATAATGTACCTAGGTGTATGATGatgcatataaataataatataattattgtcagtataggtattatgaaTCGTTGTTGCCAGTTTGAAGAAACTATACGTAAAACAAGAACAATTTGCGGCCCTGAAAAGGgcctttttgtttgttacacgGTATCCTCGTAGCCGTATCGGCTGCGGAACACGATGTGCGCGCCGCGGTGCGGTGCGAGCGACTTAACCGCCGAAACCGTACAGGGTGCGTCCCTGACGTTTCAGCGCGTAGACGACGTCCATGGCGGTGACGGTCTTCCTCTTGGCGTGCTCGGTGTACGTGACGGCGTCACGGATCACGTTCTCTAGGAACACCTTCAGCACACCACGAGTCTCCTCGTAGATCAGACCGGAGATACGTTTGACACCGCCTCGGCGTGCCAGACGACGGATGGCCGGCTTTGTGATACCCTGGATGTTATCACGAAGAACCTTCCTGTGTCGCTTCGCTCCTCCTTTTCCCAATCCCTTTCCTCCCTTTCCACGGCCGGTCATCTTGAACTTGCTGTTGCTGCTTTCTCTTGATCAAACTGCGTGCGCACGACGGAGCCGGAGCGTTGTCTAAAAATTCAGGCCCACCGCGCGATATATATATCGTCGGCGGACGAGAAGCGGGAAAGCGAAGGGGCGCGGGGCCGCAGACAGAGACGAAGCGATGCGATGCGCGAGATAGAGCGGGTCAGAATGAGTATAGTGTCGTACACGATTTTGTACTcttattaatttcaatattaagttattacctatattgtctgaatatttaaatatttatgtttattatatatataaatacattattacgACATCGAGACGAGACGagatttaggtacttacctagttagttaagtaagtaagtaagttttaTTCATGGTAAggaggtacctaagtatgtatgtaggtacctattacaattacaattctagtaagtaaatatgtacctatgtatgtaaatgtatgtatgtacctatgcaaaacaaataagtaagtacctacttaaatacaatCATTCAACAAGCAGACACAAATTACAGAAATTTATACTaacctacctaggtaggtaggtacttaaaactTTTGCCACCATAACGTAgagtataatatataggtacttacctatttacttacgcaacattttatttttatacatatgtacctacttatgtattacctaagtacttatattttattttttactgacttaCTTCAGGGAGGGAGCACCAATcttaaacacacacacacttgtTACCtaggttaggtacctatttacctaccaCTAACTTTTTCTCATGAACAATGATTCACAATAATTTGAATTGTCaatatcaaaatttaaaataagtacctacctacctacttagtaaaaataaaatacttcagttattacttaataatacgTACCTACAACATTTTTAGTGATTTTTGAGTAAATTAGATAGACCTAGTTGTATTATTAGTAggtctaggtaggtatttacctaGGTGCATACATTGTAATAAATACGCTTCCGCCGCCGCCATCTTGCGGCGCCATTGTCTGTTGCTAGCGAGTGTTGAAAAGAACAAAAAtacgtaattatttaattatcgtGAAA
The Plutella xylostella chromosome 24, ilPluXylo3.1, whole genome shotgun sequence DNA segment above includes these coding regions:
- the LOC119694791 gene encoding histone H2A produces the protein MSGRGKGGKVKGKAKSRSNRAGLQFPVGRIHRLLRKGNYAERVGAGAPVYLAAVMEYLAAEVLELAGNAARDNKKTRIIPRHLQLAIRNDEELNKLLSGVTIAQGGVLPNIQAVLLPKKTEKKA
- the LOC125490527 gene encoding histone H1B-like, which gives rise to MADTAVASDAPAPTTPAKKPKASAAAKKPKAKPTHPKTSEMVNKAIKDLKERSGSSLQAIKKYIAASYKVDAEKLAPFIRKYLKSAVESGALIQTKGKGASGSFKLESKTSAAKKPAGAAKPAKKAAAAKKPAKKAVAASSAAAKKKSASASPSKPKSAAATKDKKAAAAKKKPAAKAKIATPSKAKSAAPKAKKTAKPPTKKPKAPKPKKAAAPKAKPAAKKSSAAGKK
- the LOC125490542 gene encoding histone H4 encodes the protein MTGRGKGGKGLGKGGAKRHRKVLRDNIQGITKPAIRRLARRGGVKRISGLIYEETRGVLKVFLENVIRDAVTYTEHAKRKTVTAMDVVYALKRQGRTLYGFGG